A DNA window from Candidatus Methylomirabilota bacterium contains the following coding sequences:
- a CDS encoding ABC transporter permease: MATILTRAPSLGGVSRAARRSYGVARELPLVPLLVLGLLASVAILAPVLAPHSKLDPVPPAQAQCLAAFGTASCPYIDNVPPFWTGTGNLATPLGTDSLGRDVLSRLMYGAQISLVVALTGTLAAGAIGTLLGMLAGYMGKWWDQIIMRVTDAWLTLPSLVFAILLSSVRGPGLWNVVIILALVFWSRYARAVRGEVLSLRERDFVKLAEINGVKRLRIIRRHLLPNVMNTVMVLFSLQVGVAVIIEASLSFLGVGVPPPEPSWGLMMAQEREMLMVGKWWLAVFPGVCITMLVLSANMLGDWLRVRLDPQLRNR, encoded by the coding sequence ATGGCCACGATCCTGACGCGCGCGCCCTCGCTGGGTGGGGTCTCCCGGGCCGCCCGGCGGAGCTATGGTGTGGCCCGCGAGCTGCCGCTCGTCCCGCTGCTCGTGCTGGGCCTGCTCGCCAGCGTGGCGATTCTGGCCCCAGTCCTGGCGCCTCACAGCAAGCTCGACCCCGTGCCTCCCGCCCAGGCGCAGTGCCTGGCGGCGTTCGGTACGGCCAGCTGTCCCTATATCGACAACGTCCCGCCGTTCTGGACCGGCACCGGCAACCTCGCCACCCCGCTGGGGACCGACTCGCTGGGCCGCGACGTGCTGAGTCGGCTGATGTACGGCGCCCAGATCTCTCTCGTCGTCGCCCTGACCGGCACGCTGGCTGCCGGCGCCATCGGCACCCTGCTGGGCATGCTCGCCGGGTACATGGGGAAGTGGTGGGACCAGATCATCATGCGCGTCACCGATGCCTGGCTGACGCTGCCCTCGCTGGTCTTTGCGATTCTCTTGTCCAGCGTGCGGGGTCCCGGCCTGTGGAACGTGGTCATCATCCTGGCCCTGGTGTTCTGGAGCCGCTACGCGCGCGCAGTTCGGGGCGAGGTGCTGAGCCTCCGGGAGCGCGACTTCGTGAAGCTGGCCGAGATCAACGGGGTCAAACGGCTCAGGATCATTCGCCGACACTTGCTGCCCAACGTCATGAACACCGTCATGGTGCTCTTCAGCCTGCAGGTCGGGGTGGCCGTCATCATCGAGGCCTCGCTCAGCTTCCTGGGCGTCGGGGTGCCTCCCCCCGAGCCGTCGTGGGGTCTCATGATGGCCCAGGAACGCGAGATGCTGATGGTCGGCAAGTGGTGGTTGGCGGTGTTTCCCGGCGTCTGCATCACGATGCTCGTGCTGTCGGCCAACATGCTGGGCGACTGGCTGCGCGTGCGCCTGGACCCGCAACTGCGCAACCGGTAG
- a CDS encoding ABC transporter ATP-binding protein gives MSPPLLRVTDLHTHYVGFRGTRVVKAVDGISFTLQAGETLGLVGESGCGKTTTCYSLVRLLPSAARILRGRIELDGEDLLAKRPAEMREIRGRRIATILQDPMASLDPLFSIYDQVAEPAYYHRALRGQTLRRRVAELLTAVRIPSPEARMKNFPHQLSGGMRQRIVGAIAQAGVPQLIIADEPTTNLDVTIQLQYLNLLKDLQRATGVALIFVTHNLGIVAKMCDKVAVMYAGRIVELQSVRGLFYHPRHPYTRALLDSIPKLGTKEPLYAIPGQPPDLSALPPGCAFHPRCPQAMDRCRSEAPPEFSVAGNGTVATCWLLAAETTRG, from the coding sequence GTGTCCCCGCCGCTGCTGCGCGTCACCGACCTCCACACCCACTACGTCGGGTTCCGGGGCACGCGCGTGGTAAAGGCTGTGGACGGCATCAGCTTCACGCTGCAGGCGGGGGAGACCCTGGGCCTGGTGGGGGAGTCCGGCTGCGGCAAGACCACGACCTGCTATTCGCTCGTGCGCCTGCTGCCCTCGGCGGCCCGGATCCTGCGCGGGCGGATCGAGCTGGACGGCGAAGACCTGCTGGCCAAGCGTCCGGCGGAGATGCGCGAGATCCGCGGGCGGCGGATCGCCACGATCCTGCAGGATCCCATGGCTTCGCTGGACCCGCTGTTCTCCATCTACGATCAGGTGGCCGAGCCCGCTTATTACCACCGCGCGCTCCGGGGCCAGACCCTGCGCCGGCGGGTGGCCGAGCTGCTGACCGCCGTGCGCATCCCCTCGCCGGAGGCGCGGATGAAGAACTTCCCCCACCAGCTCAGCGGGGGGATGCGCCAGCGGATCGTCGGCGCCATCGCGCAGGCGGGCGTCCCCCAGCTCATCATCGCCGACGAACCCACCACCAACCTGGACGTGACCATTCAGCTCCAGTACCTGAACCTATTGAAGGACCTGCAGCGCGCCACCGGGGTGGCCCTGATCTTCGTCACCCACAACCTGGGGATCGTGGCCAAGATGTGCGACAAGGTCGCCGTGATGTACGCGGGTCGGATCGTGGAGCTGCAGTCGGTGCGAGGGCTCTTCTACCACCCGCGACACCCCTACACCCGCGCCTTGCTGGATTCCATCCCGAAGCTCGGCACCAAGGAGCCGCTGTACGCGATTCCCGGCCAGCCTCCCGACCTGTCGGCCCTGCCCCCGGGGTGCGCCTTCCATCCCCGCTGCCCGCAGGCCATGGATCGCTGCCGCAGCGAAGCGCCTCCGGAGTTCTCGGTGGCCGGCAACGGGACCGTCGCCACCTGCTGGCTGCTCGCGGCGGAGACCACTCGTGGGTGA
- a CDS encoding oligopeptide/dipeptide ABC transporter ATP-binding protein, with product MGEPVLQVRDLTKHFPVGISLLGRPQGWVKAVDGISFTINSGETLGLVGESGCGKTTTSKLVLAAEEPTAGTIEFEGKNIAALDPRARMDYRRKVQVVFQDPFSSLSPRMRVGSIIAEPIETHEAIPRRAVQARVQELLAMVGLRPDAARLFPHEFSGGQRQRLAIARALSTNARLIVLDEPVSALDVSIRAHIIGLLEDVQARLGVSYLFIAHDLAAVSHLSQQTAVMYLGKLVEVADSLELCARPLHPYTQALFAASLPSHPDERKDEIVLSGEVPSALNPPRGCHFHPRCPFVMPRCSEEEPELVEQSPGHQVACHLY from the coding sequence GTGGGTGAGCCGGTGCTGCAGGTGCGCGACCTCACGAAGCACTTCCCGGTCGGCATCTCGCTGCTCGGGCGGCCGCAGGGCTGGGTCAAGGCCGTGGACGGCATCAGCTTCACGATCAACAGCGGGGAGACCCTGGGGCTCGTCGGCGAGTCCGGCTGCGGCAAGACCACGACCTCCAAGCTCGTGCTGGCCGCCGAGGAGCCGACCGCCGGCACCATCGAGTTCGAAGGAAAGAACATCGCCGCGCTCGACCCCCGGGCCCGGATGGACTACCGGCGCAAGGTTCAGGTCGTGTTCCAGGACCCCTTCAGCTCGCTCAGCCCTCGCATGCGGGTAGGCAGCATCATCGCCGAGCCGATCGAGACCCACGAGGCGATCCCCCGGCGCGCGGTGCAGGCCCGGGTGCAGGAGCTGCTGGCCATGGTCGGTCTCCGACCCGATGCGGCCCGGCTCTTCCCCCACGAGTTCAGCGGCGGGCAGCGGCAGCGGCTGGCCATCGCCCGCGCCCTGTCCACGAACGCGCGGTTGATCGTGCTCGACGAGCCCGTGTCGGCTCTGGACGTGTCCATCCGGGCGCACATCATCGGCCTCCTGGAGGACGTCCAAGCGCGGCTGGGGGTGAGCTATCTCTTCATCGCCCACGACCTGGCCGCGGTGTCCCATCTCAGCCAGCAGACGGCGGTGATGTACCTGGGCAAGCTCGTCGAGGTTGCGGACAGCCTGGAGCTTTGCGCCAGGCCGCTGCACCCCTACACCCAGGCGCTCTTCGCCGCGTCCCTGCCGTCCCATCCGGACGAGCGCAAGGACGAGATCGTGCTCAGCGGAGAGGTGCCCAGCGCCCTCAACCCGCCGCGCGGCTGCCACTTCCACCCGCGCTGTCCCTTCGTCATGCCGCGCTGCTCGGAGGAGGAGCCCGAGTTGGTCGAGCAGAGCCCCGGGCATCAGGTCGCCTGTCATCTCTACTGA